Sequence from the Mytilus galloprovincialis chromosome 13, xbMytGall1.hap1.1, whole genome shotgun sequence genome:
ctgcgctcagctAAGCACTTTATTTAACTTGTctgagacattgctgatataaactaTTGATATAAATTGCATAAAAATCTGACAAGATTTGTACATGCGAGACCTGACAAACATTCACTGGTTATTTCTACGTCTTTGGAAATGTGTTGCGTGGGGAAAAATAGGGACCTAATTAGAAAAGCAATATCAAAcaaatattgtttgaaatttcaGATACAATTTGTGGAGAAAAGTATGAGTTATTGTCAGCATGAGAATGCAAGATTAAAGAAAACCAAACAGAATAAGCCTGAACCATCATCATCTGGTGATAGTGAACATTCAGATTTTGATGAGAAACCTGATGAACCACATATTTTCAAGAGAATTCCCCCAAAACTATTAGCACAGCATGGTGGACAACTTATAGTTCTTTCTCAGCTCTATACTGGTCACCATTTCACCAAGGATTGTACTAAAAAACTAATTCCTGGAATTATCGTTATGGGAACCCAGGTAAGAGATTTATAGAATAGACCTCAGGTAGGAAATTGGTCTACAATGTAGCTGTGATCATTCCACTGATAGTGATAAAAAAGatatgatttaatttttaataaaaaaaacttaacctCCGCTTGTCTTAAGGGCATACGacacagttacagggaaggtaatgacgttgctaacgtaaaatgttattttcgcgacgtctaACGGTGACTTATcggaaaagatgcagttttcgactgatttttatcattcaaactgattttacttgaaaacgagttcatggacccctgctttttaaaaagacattttgtttcattttgcaggaagattatgtggaccaaattttataaaactgtaaatagtgtaatttttttaattttgataaatatacagcaaaaaattacgtttttttctcaattcatgacaatttgataaatatgacttatttGTGTAGTTTTTAGTAAAAAAGACAtcaatttttaggatacttataaaatacagaaattacaaattatttaacaaaaaaacaatttgtgtttatcttttaaaacaaaaaagttatggatttctttcgaaagggaaaatacggccagaAATcagaatttttagcaaatatacagaatttcgacctcatttaactcaaaaagtagcacatgaaggtatatttttaaatacatatttgatttaatcaggcaaaaattagcctatatagaaattttcatcaaactgtaaatacgggatcaaaactgtatcgtatgcccttaataggCCTTTCcctattacagaattattttgtTAGTGTACATGTTTATGAGTATAGCTGAAGTGAACTTTTTAAGTCTACCAATGATTTTCTTGCATGCACTGAATTGCAGTGAAGGGATATAACTGAAGAATATTTGGTTGAGACAAAATAGAGAATGCTATGGCAGGGGAATAAATAGATGAGGTGGCTGATgtcccccaaaaaaaacaacatcccAATGTGTAGCATGGCTGATGtccccaaaaaaaacaacatcccAATGTGTGGCAATGCTACACATTGGGGCTACACATTgggatgttgttttttttggggaTCAGCCACCTCACCTATTTATTCCCCCGCCATAGCATTCtctagtttgtctcaaccaaatattcttgagttatgtccctttatatatTGGAAAATTTGTTCGCAACTAATCtttattatgaaacttatacacaatgcttatattACCACCAATCTTAGATCAAGTATTTATATGTATGGCATCACTTTCACGGCTTTCCattttaatatgaggcaggcattacctgtaaatggggacgaagtctgtatgaattatttttttgtaacttaaatatttgttaaaaaaaaaagaaacggaaataccgcaacgtttccgattttggttctgttgttagtgattttagttgtgacgttatttaagttatgacatcatatgcaatgtaaacaaagaaacgctatcatcaggtaacgtttttttcttatcgaggaattattaaaaatgaaattggaattgtgttccttcctattttatactagactgacatatatattttactcaaagtttcatacaaacaagaccggaaaaggaagtacattgtagatttctgcgcagatccgaAAATtgtgttccttcctattttatactagactgacatatatattttactcaaagtttcatacaaacaagaccggaaaaggaagtacattgtagatttctgcgcagatccggaaattgtgttccttcctattttatactagactgacatatatattttactcaaagtttcatacaaacaagaccggaaaaggaagtacattgtagatttctgcgcagatccggaaattcaaaaacgcgacaaaaaaaaattgaacgattttgagttcattagtacaatgaaaatatcgggaaaattttcccgattttcccgatttattttttttattgaattttctactgttattggggacttcgtccccatataaatgaaaaaaaaaatgctttgcaATTTCCTCActatagtttgcctcaatcaaatgatATGGAACTTATACATAATTCTTTTAACCAACAAATGCAAATCAAGTTCATTTTGAGCGTGGActtttgttgttttcatatttttacaagTGGGGGCATCTATGTTCCATGGTcacattcttcatttatttaatatagcttatttttttagttttagaagAGCTGAATACTTCATATTTAGTATACAGATTCTATATGGTTTGCATTTTGAGTCTTGCCCTTAACATGCTTAAATGATGATTTATGACAAGTTTTAAAGTTCTTgtttattatctttttaaaaatacaatgtaaaataatagaaagaaactgtaaatagcaaaaatgatcagcaatacaagatttacaaaaacataaatatgacTGATACAATCAATTGATATTAACTCAGGGCTGTTCCATTAAAACATTCATGGTACCCAGGGAAGGCCCTTTAAAACACAGTGACCACCCATAGAAGCAATTTTAGAGTCCTGCATACATTaaagtataaacatgataaatgctgTAATGAcaattcattatttgttttttcagGTGTCGTTTACATTACTTGAGTACAGTGTTAACCATATGACAGATTTATTCCtaaaaaatggaaatggaaaagaGAGAAGCTACATATATTACACAGAGCCAATGGATTACCTCAAGAAGGAGGATCGTAATTTATTGTTGGAATCAATTGTGAGGTTGAGTAATGTCAAACAGTGATTTAAAGTCAACGATCAGTTTACCCAGAGGAGCAAAGATCCAAGATATCATGACGTCATATTGAGGAACATATCCcaaaaaatacataaacatatgaTTGAGGAAGATGGATCTATAATCTATATATACATAAGTGTAACATTGAGGAACAAAGATCCACGATATAAGGACAAAATATTGAGAAATGTTACCCTTAAAAATGATTAACATTAGATAAGGGATATGAATCAATTATATACAGTCTCATAACTTAGAGGAATGAAGATCCAAGATAGCATGAAGTAATAATGAAGAAATATTGCCTGCAATAATCATTAACATTAGATCAAGCAACATGGATCCTATATATACAGTAGCCTAACCTAGAAAAACAAAGATCCTCGACATCATGGCGTAAAATTGAGGAACATggccaaaaaaatataaacataagatTAAGGTACATGGATCCTATATATAAAGTAGCCTAACCTAGAGAAACAAAGATCCACGATATCATGGCGTAAAATTGAGGAACATGGCcaaaaaatacataaacataaGATTAAGGTACATGGATCCTATATATAAAGTAGTGTAACCTAGAGAAACAAAGATCCACAATATCATGACAAATAATGGGGATCACTAACCAAA
This genomic interval carries:
- the LOC143056468 gene encoding uncharacterized protein LOC143056468 isoform X3, translating into MTGVLAGPGAMFKSTMDILQKSVTAEPDVVILAGDILENPTVVCAVSVVEIQFVEKSMSYCQHENARLKKTKQNKPEPSSSGDSEHSDFDEKPDEPHIFKRIPPKLLAQHGGQLIVLSQLYTGHHFTKDCTKKLIPGIIVMGTQVSFTLLEYSVNHMTDLFLKNGNGKERSYIYYTEPMDYLKKEDRNLLLESIVRLSNVKQ